In the Hordeum vulgare subsp. vulgare chromosome 7H, MorexV3_pseudomolecules_assembly, whole genome shotgun sequence genome, one interval contains:
- the LOC123411388 gene encoding uncharacterized protein LOC123411388, which yields MVGFGSLAPKTKNLVVGGGLTGFVFGVYYYTMRAVGNTDELQVAIDKFEDLKKRDDAATPAANPSTPGSS from the coding sequence ATGGTGGGATTCGGCAGCCTCGCGCCCAAGACCAAGAACCTAGTGGTGGGCGGCGGGCTGACAGGGTTCGTCTTCGGGGTCTACTACTACACCATGAGAGCTGTCGGCAACACTGATGAGCTGCAGGTCGCCATCGACAAGTTCGAAGACCTGAAGAAGAGGGACGATGCAGCCACCCCCGCCGCAAACCCCTCCACCCCAGGCTCATCGTAG